A genomic segment from Limosilactobacillus sp. encodes:
- the pyrR gene encoding bifunctional pyr operon transcriptional regulator/uracil phosphoribosyltransferase PyrR codes for MAHEVVDGSSMQRALTRITYEIIEQNKGVENLVFVGIKTRGVYLAKRLAKRLNQLENVDVPVAALDVSLYRDDRHVPDHHREPTVKTDQLDVDITDKHVILVDDVLFTGRTVRAALDALMDMGRPKRISLAVLVDRGHRELPIRPDFVGKNIPTAMNETVHVAVEEYDGHEDVTIEHA; via the coding sequence ATGGCACACGAAGTTGTTGATGGATCAAGCATGCAGCGGGCTCTGACCCGAATCACCTACGAAATTATCGAGCAGAACAAAGGGGTTGAAAACCTGGTCTTTGTTGGGATCAAGACCCGCGGTGTCTACCTGGCCAAACGTTTGGCCAAGCGGCTCAACCAGCTTGAAAACGTTGATGTGCCGGTGGCGGCGCTGGACGTCTCCCTCTACCGGGATGACCGCCACGTTCCTGACCATCACCGGGAACCGACCGTTAAGACCGATCAGCTTGACGTGGACATCACCGACAAGCACGTGATCTTAGTCGATGACGTGCTTTTCACCGGTCGGACGGTGCGGGCCGCCTTAGATGCCTTGATGGACATGGGTCGGCCAAAGCGAATTTCCCTGGCCGTCCTGGTTGACCGGGGTCACCGGGAATTGCCAATTCGGCCGGACTTCGTGGGCAAGAACATCCCAACGGCCATGAACGAGACGGTGCACGTGGCGGTTGAGGAATACGATGGCCACGAAGACGTAACAATTGAACATGCTTAA
- a CDS encoding glycosyltransferase, whose amino-acid sequence MLFFLNDGIQENKSGIEHTQIQRLNLFNHFKQPAMIVTRQYSNELHQVTKHAGIADEDFVNLFDYFQNARIVKPKDVTIKDVQIDADWQRKSDGNNYVYTRNGHQILYVRRRNDAKKHIINLQYFDHFGKLLNVKWYDIRGFISVEQVYDWQGNIATENYFQPNGKLALQLAHLKDKRGQEVKTYHLFDYHGQDYQFTGLDELSAFFLDQLVTDKEICGDGPVGIIVDRVYENGWSVLHMKNRVARYMQLHNDHVNHNEDMLHSTLNYNYEWGLRHIKDWDGVIALTPQQQDDVRDRFGKYGTPIFRVPSAIVSNETINAEHVPFEKRKLHHVVTVARLSPEKQQEHIIAAWPQILKAVPDATLDLWGYANDNYDEKLKKQVKDLGLEKSVHFRGYTTNVGQVDDEAQLMVLPTRVEGLSIALVEAGAHGLPAIANDVKYGPSDVIIDGQDGLLTQNGDIDGLAKAVISLLTDQKRLAQMSQNAYKDSYRYSEPSVMKLWQKIIDDMNEKEANK is encoded by the coding sequence ATGCTATTCTTTCTAAATGACGGCATTCAAGAAAACAAGTCCGGAATTGAACACACGCAGATACAGCGTTTGAACCTGTTCAATCACTTTAAGCAACCGGCGATGATCGTCACTCGGCAGTATTCCAACGAATTGCACCAAGTAACGAAGCACGCTGGAATTGCCGATGAAGACTTCGTCAACTTATTTGACTACTTCCAGAATGCCCGGATCGTTAAGCCAAAGGACGTGACTATCAAGGACGTCCAGATCGATGCGGACTGGCAGCGCAAGAGTGACGGCAATAACTACGTCTACACGCGCAACGGCCACCAGATTTTGTACGTTCGGCGGCGCAATGATGCTAAAAAGCACATTATTAACCTGCAGTACTTTGACCACTTTGGCAAGCTGCTCAACGTAAAGTGGTATGACATCCGTGGTTTTATTTCCGTGGAACAAGTTTACGACTGGCAAGGCAACATTGCCACCGAAAACTACTTCCAGCCGAATGGTAAGCTGGCCCTTCAGCTGGCCCACTTGAAGGATAAGCGGGGACAAGAGGTCAAGACCTACCACCTGTTTGACTACCACGGTCAGGATTACCAATTCACGGGTCTGGACGAATTATCAGCCTTCTTCTTAGACCAGCTGGTCACCGACAAAGAAATCTGCGGTGACGGGCCGGTCGGGATCATCGTCGACCGGGTCTACGAGAACGGTTGGTCCGTCCTCCACATGAAGAATCGGGTGGCCCGCTACATGCAGCTGCACAACGACCACGTTAACCACAACGAGGACATGCTGCATTCCACTTTGAACTACAACTACGAATGGGGCCTGCGCCACATCAAGGACTGGGACGGGGTCATTGCCCTGACGCCGCAGCAGCAGGATGACGTTCGGGATCGGTTCGGCAAGTACGGCACCCCAATTTTCCGGGTACCGAGCGCGATTGTTTCCAACGAAACCATCAATGCCGAGCACGTGCCGTTTGAAAAGCGGAAGCTCCACCACGTTGTAACGGTGGCGCGGCTCTCACCAGAAAAGCAGCAGGAGCACATCATCGCGGCCTGGCCACAAATCCTGAAGGCCGTTCCTGACGCCACCCTGGATCTGTGGGGATACGCCAACGACAACTACGACGAGAAGCTCAAGAAACAGGTAAAGGATCTGGGCCTGGAGAAGTCAGTTCACTTCCGTGGCTACACGACCAACGTTGGTCAGGTTGATGACGAGGCCCAGCTGATGGTCCTGCCGACCCGGGTCGAGGGGCTGTCGATTGCCCTGGTTGAGGCTGGTGCCCACGGGCTGCCGGCCATTGCCAACGACGTTAAGTACGGCCCGAGCGACGTTATCATCGACGGTCAGGACGGCCTGTTGACGCAAAACGGTGACATTGATGGCTTGGCAAAGGCGGTCATCAGCCTGCTGACGGATCAGAAGCGTCTGGCCCAGATGAGTCAAAACGCCTACAAGGACAGCTATCGCTACTCGGAGCCGAGCGTGATGAAGCTCTGGCAGAAGATTATCGATGACATGAACGAAAAGGAGGCCAATAAATAG
- a CDS encoding Lreu_0056 family protein, whose product MKRRTIPLIVLVALVIGVSGPLNWTSTNWQEGSVQASSQVAQLTDQQIAVLVGLAIYPDWVNQATRSGQLIYGYVQPADKVPAGVQGYSYLVEDAGPQFFFKVRANRTVTVKYASNGAARLKKKKFTVHQLIRKNYRTARQQKRVNQDVSRLRTE is encoded by the coding sequence ATGAAAAGAAGAACTATCCCCCTTATTGTCCTGGTGGCGCTGGTAATTGGCGTTAGCGGCCCGTTAAACTGGACCAGTACAAACTGGCAAGAAGGGAGCGTTCAGGCTAGCAGCCAGGTTGCCCAATTGACGGACCAACAAATTGCCGTTTTGGTGGGCCTGGCCATTTATCCAGACTGGGTTAACCAGGCGACGCGGTCCGGCCAGTTGATCTATGGTTACGTTCAGCCGGCCGATAAAGTGCCCGCTGGCGTCCAGGGATACAGCTACCTGGTGGAAGACGCCGGTCCCCAGTTCTTCTTTAAGGTTCGAGCCAATCGCACGGTGACGGTGAAGTATGCCAGCAATGGGGCGGCACGGCTCAAAAAGAAAAAGTTCACGGTCCACCAATTGATCAGGAAAAACTATCGCACCGCTCGCCAGCAAAAGCGAGTTAATCAGGATGTCAGCCGGTTGCGGACGGAATGA
- a CDS encoding glycerophosphodiester phosphodiesterase, producing MKSIYNEIRAGSREFLKNWWQYLTLFVSVDLVIQLVVIPVFRFITTFVLQEGEIPFVSYQNVVTIVSEHPLVVVCLLLELLALLLVIYWQFAIVLLGVRDIRQGKGGVRQLLLESGRSLRQLRFASLAILLGYFVLVIPFADLVFRTPLLSKVQIPAFILDYMTRSSLLLTILIVFYTVMLVLGVRFLLALPLMVYREQRPKLALPNSWRLTRGGRWWPLLLRLIIIGLLSGAVMVVSYGVMVGFQLILDMLPGKLALASAILNLSLVQLLSEFFSVWTGVLAIGILTRPVATFTSQPGPGRVSRGTKRALVIAVSLVSLVTLFNNGLYLTEELRRPVTISHRGVAEENGVQNTIPALKKTHQLHPDYVEMDVHETKDHQFVVMHDENLKELAGVNKAPYQLTLKQLTHLTAHENGYRAKIASFDDYLRTADRLHQKLLIEVKTTPHDSSGMLKNFDRRYGTTILRHHDQVQSLDYSVVKGLKKLDPQLTVLYIQPYNFTYPNTAADGYSMEYSTLTHDFINLAHLQHKQVAAWTVNDTDVMQQMMYNHVDGIITDNLADLNDAIKTYESRQSYAQRILNYIMVIPSNQEFEP from the coding sequence ATGAAGAGTATCTACAATGAAATCCGGGCCGGCAGCCGGGAATTTCTCAAAAATTGGTGGCAATACCTGACCCTCTTCGTCAGCGTTGACCTGGTAATTCAGCTGGTGGTGATCCCCGTCTTTCGGTTCATCACCACCTTTGTCCTCCAGGAAGGGGAGATTCCCTTTGTCTCCTATCAAAACGTGGTGACGATTGTCAGCGAGCATCCGCTGGTGGTGGTTTGTCTGCTCCTGGAATTGCTGGCCCTGCTGCTGGTGATTTACTGGCAGTTCGCGATCGTTCTCCTGGGGGTTCGCGACATTCGCCAAGGAAAAGGCGGGGTGCGCCAGCTGTTGCTGGAAAGTGGTCGGTCCCTGCGTCAGCTGCGCTTTGCCTCGCTGGCGATTCTTCTAGGCTACTTTGTCCTGGTGATTCCCTTTGCCGATCTGGTCTTTCGGACGCCACTCCTATCCAAGGTCCAGATCCCGGCCTTTATCCTCGACTACATGACGCGCAGCAGTCTCCTGCTGACGATCCTGATCGTCTTCTACACCGTGATGCTTGTCCTGGGCGTTCGGTTTCTCCTGGCCCTGCCGCTGATGGTGTACCGGGAGCAGCGTCCTAAATTGGCCCTGCCGAATAGCTGGCGCCTGACCCGTGGCGGCCGGTGGTGGCCGTTATTGCTGCGCTTGATCATTATCGGCCTGTTGTCCGGTGCCGTGATGGTGGTCAGCTACGGCGTAATGGTCGGTTTTCAGCTGATTTTGGACATGCTTCCTGGCAAATTAGCCCTGGCAAGTGCGATCCTCAACCTTTCGCTGGTCCAATTGCTCAGTGAATTTTTCTCGGTTTGGACCGGGGTCCTGGCAATTGGCATCCTAACTCGTCCGGTGGCAACCTTTACCAGCCAGCCGGGGCCAGGGCGTGTTTCACGTGGAACCAAACGGGCACTGGTGATTGCCGTCAGCCTAGTCAGCCTGGTGACCCTGTTCAATAACGGCCTCTACCTGACGGAGGAGCTGCGCCGGCCGGTCACCATTTCGCACCGCGGGGTGGCCGAGGAAAACGGGGTCCAAAACACGATCCCGGCGCTGAAAAAGACGCACCAACTGCACCCGGATTACGTTGAGATGGACGTCCACGAGACCAAGGACCACCAGTTTGTCGTGATGCACGACGAAAATCTCAAGGAGCTGGCGGGAGTCAACAAGGCACCCTACCAGCTGACCTTAAAGCAGCTGACTCACTTGACGGCCCACGAAAATGGCTACCGGGCCAAGATTGCCAGCTTTGATGACTATTTGCGGACCGCAGACCGGCTCCACCAGAAGCTCCTGATCGAGGTCAAAACCACCCCGCACGATTCCTCAGGGATGCTAAAAAACTTTGACCGGCGCTACGGGACCACCATCCTGCGGCACCACGATCAGGTCCAGTCCCTGGATTACAGTGTGGTAAAGGGCTTGAAGAAACTGGACCCGCAATTAACCGTGCTCTATATCCAGCCCTACAACTTTACCTACCCGAACACCGCAGCGGATGGCTACTCGATGGAGTATTCGACCCTGACCCACGACTTCATCAACCTGGCGCACCTCCAGCACAAGCAGGTGGCGGCCTGGACCGTCAACGACACGGACGTGATGCAGCAGATGATGTACAACCACGTTGACGGCATCATCACCGACAACCTGGCGGACCTCAATGATGCCATCAAGACCTACGAAAGCCGCCAGTCCTATGCCCAGCGGATCCTGAACTACATTATGGTGATCCCATCCAATCAGGAATTTGAACCGTAA
- a CDS encoding adenylosuccinate synthase produces MSSVVIVGSQWGDEGKGKMTDYLSQDADVVVRSQGGNNAGHTIAFDGKKFALRLVPSGIFGKDKLAVIGNGVVINPPALLKELHYLQDNGIDISGLRISSRSHITFPYHILLDKCQEEAKGDHKVGTTKNGIGPTYMDKVSRVGIRMCDLLEKDTFKIKLERNLAEKNELFTKLYHVDPINFDDIFESYYEYGQELKKYVTDTSRIVNDALDQGKKVLFEGAQGVMLDVDHGTYPYVTASNPIAGGVCTGVGVGPNKINTVVGICKAYSTRVGAGPFPTELTDEIGDRIRETGHEYGTVTGRPRRVGWFDSVAMRHARRVSGLSCLSLNLLDVLTGLKTVKICTSYKLDGKQIDYYPASLKELDRCEPVYEELPGWDEDITGVKKFEDLPINAQNYLKRVSELSDTPLATVSVGADRIQTIIIKNPWEL; encoded by the coding sequence ATGTCATCAGTTGTTATTGTTGGTAGTCAATGGGGCGACGAAGGAAAGGGGAAAATGACCGATTACCTGAGTCAAGACGCGGACGTCGTTGTTCGTTCCCAAGGTGGGAACAACGCCGGCCACACGATTGCTTTTGATGGTAAGAAGTTTGCCCTGCGCCTGGTCCCATCTGGGATTTTCGGCAAGGACAAGCTGGCCGTAATTGGTAACGGCGTTGTAATCAACCCACCGGCACTGCTGAAGGAACTGCACTACCTTCAGGACAACGGTATCGACATTTCCGGTCTGCGGATCTCCAGCCGTTCCCACATTACCTTCCCTTACCACATCCTGCTCGACAAGTGCCAGGAAGAGGCCAAGGGTGACCACAAGGTTGGAACTACCAAGAACGGGATCGGTCCAACTTACATGGACAAGGTTTCCCGGGTCGGCATTCGGATGTGCGACCTCTTGGAAAAGGATACCTTCAAGATTAAGCTGGAACGGAACCTGGCGGAGAAGAACGAACTCTTCACCAAGCTCTACCACGTTGACCCAATCAACTTCGACGACATTTTCGAAAGCTACTATGAATATGGTCAGGAACTGAAGAAGTACGTGACCGACACTTCCCGGATCGTCAACGACGCCTTAGACCAGGGCAAGAAGGTCCTCTTCGAAGGGGCTCAGGGTGTCATGCTGGACGTTGACCACGGGACCTACCCATACGTCACTGCTTCGAACCCAATCGCCGGGGGTGTCTGCACCGGTGTCGGCGTTGGTCCGAACAAGATCAACACGGTTGTCGGCATCTGCAAGGCCTACTCCACCCGGGTTGGTGCTGGTCCATTCCCAACCGAACTGACCGACGAGATTGGTGACCGGATTCGGGAAACTGGCCACGAATACGGGACGGTTACCGGACGGCCACGCCGGGTTGGCTGGTTCGACAGCGTTGCCATGAGGCATGCACGCCGGGTTTCCGGCCTTTCCTGCCTCAGCCTGAACCTGTTGGACGTGCTGACCGGTTTGAAGACCGTCAAGATCTGCACCTCCTACAAGCTCGACGGCAAGCAGATTGACTACTACCCAGCCAGCCTGAAGGAACTGGATCGCTGCGAACCAGTTTACGAAGAGCTGCCGGGCTGGGACGAAGACATCACCGGTGTAAAGAAGTTTGAAGACCTGCCGATCAACGCGCAGAACTATCTGAAGCGGGTCAGCGAACTGTCCGACACGCCGCTGGCAACCGTTTCCGTTGGTGCTGACCGGATCCAGACGATCATCATCAAGAACCCGTGGGAACTGTAA
- a CDS encoding aldo/keto reductase yields the protein MVELKNINSLYHLNNGVTIPCVGYGTFRTPADVAEQAVADAIEVGYRLIDTAAVYGNEEAVGRGIKDSGINRHRLFVTSKLWNTERGYATTKKALDETLRKLQMDYLDLYLIHWPANQKQFGDRAAEINAETWRAMEDAYHEGKVRAIGLSNFMPHHVIDLMETAKVAPAVDQIEIHPGWPHTQEIKYLQAHNILVEAWGPLGGQGAKVLTNPTMLKLAEKYDKTPAQISLRWIIQQGVLPLPKSVHPERMVQNTQLFDFELSDEDMQTISQLPNLGGQCADPDTVEF from the coding sequence ATGGTTGAATTAAAAAATATTAACTCACTTTATCACTTAAACAACGGGGTCACGATCCCCTGCGTCGGTTATGGGACTTTCCGCACCCCCGCTGACGTGGCCGAGCAGGCGGTTGCCGACGCAATCGAGGTCGGTTACCGATTGATCGATACGGCGGCCGTTTACGGCAACGAAGAAGCGGTCGGCCGGGGGATCAAGGATTCCGGCATTAACCGGCACCGGCTCTTCGTCACCAGCAAGCTCTGGAATACCGAGCGGGGTTATGCGACCACGAAGAAGGCCCTGGACGAGACGCTGCGTAAGCTCCAGATGGACTACCTCGATCTCTACCTGATCCACTGGCCGGCCAACCAGAAGCAGTTCGGTGACCGGGCTGCTGAGATCAATGCCGAAACCTGGCGGGCAATGGAAGACGCCTACCACGAGGGTAAGGTGCGGGCAATTGGGTTGAGCAACTTCATGCCCCACCACGTCATTGACCTGATGGAGACGGCCAAGGTTGCGCCGGCGGTTGACCAGATCGAGATTCACCCCGGCTGGCCGCACACCCAGGAGATTAAGTATCTCCAGGCACACAACATCCTGGTTGAGGCTTGGGGCCCGCTCGGTGGCCAGGGGGCCAAGGTCCTGACCAACCCGACGATGCTGAAGCTGGCGGAGAAGTACGATAAGACACCGGCCCAGATCAGTCTGCGCTGGATCATCCAGCAGGGAGTTCTCCCGCTGCCAAAGTCGGTTCACCCGGAGCGGATGGTGCAGAACACCCAACTCTTTGACTTTGAGTTGAGCGATGAGGACATGCAGACGATCAGCCAGCTGCCAAACCTGGGCGGGCAGTGTGCCGATCCAGATACGGTGGAATTCTAA
- a CDS encoding carboxymuconolactone decarboxylase family protein, with translation MAKKDYAKELMGYLDDNDKYKEEIPGPGKGFDVMYWAINNTGACSSKEKELMALAIAITMRCEGCMVQHTAGCLMAGASREEIKDAISVATEMSGGPSFVFGAQVLDIVDQLLANDQFQQMMKQKQG, from the coding sequence ATGGCTAAAAAAGATTATGCCAAGGAATTGATGGGCTACTTAGACGACAACGATAAGTACAAGGAAGAAATTCCTGGTCCCGGCAAGGGCTTCGACGTGATGTACTGGGCGATCAACAACACCGGTGCCTGTTCTTCCAAGGAAAAGGAATTGATGGCCCTGGCAATCGCCATCACGATGCGGTGCGAAGGCTGCATGGTTCAGCACACGGCCGGGTGCCTGATGGCTGGTGCTTCCCGTGAGGAGATTAAGGATGCTATCAGCGTGGCCACTGAAATGAGCGGCGGCCCATCCTTTGTCTTCGGTGCCCAGGTTCTGGACATCGTGGATCAGTTGCTGGCCAACGATCAGTTCCAACAAATGATGAAGCAAAAGCAGGGCTAA
- a CDS encoding carboxymuconolactone decarboxylase family protein yields the protein MGEPNTAFVDFKATLVDVQAARQKFQKEFGTAQPEAQNKKLAALMRVAIAVHERSDEYIAWEVKQAIDAGVTRDEVKDAVGTALEMSGGPAFEYGMHALHAFDTFTKGD from the coding sequence ATGGGAGAGCCGAATACGGCATTTGTTGATTTTAAGGCGACCCTTGTGGACGTTCAGGCGGCCCGGCAAAAATTTCAAAAAGAATTTGGCACTGCTCAGCCTGAGGCACAGAACAAGAAGCTGGCAGCGCTGATGCGGGTAGCGATCGCGGTTCACGAGCGCAGCGACGAATATATTGCCTGGGAAGTTAAGCAGGCAATAGACGCTGGGGTAACCCGTGACGAGGTTAAGGATGCAGTCGGAACCGCCCTGGAGATGAGCGGTGGTCCGGCATTTGAATACGGGATGCACGCCCTGCATGCTTTTGATACGTTTACGAAGGGGGACTAA
- a CDS encoding GMP reductase gives MQTFDYDDIQLVPNKCIIKSRRDADTSVKFGPRTFKIPVVPANMESVINEDLAGWLAQNGYYYVMHRFQPADRAGFVKRMHDRKLFASISVGIKDAEYDFIDQLKAEHLEPEYITIDVAHGHSDFVIKMIQYIKKNLPNSFVTAGNVATPEAVRDLENAGADATKVGVGPGKACITKLKTGFGTGGWQLAAIRLCAKAARKPIIADGGIRHNGDIAKSVRFGASMVMIGSMLAGHLESPGHIITIDGKRYKQYWGSASEVQKGAYRNVEGKQMLVPFRGSIKDTLREMQEDLQSSISYAGGRDLESIRKVDYVIVKNSILNGDY, from the coding sequence GTGCAAACGTTCGATTATGATGATATTCAGCTTGTCCCAAACAAGTGCATCATTAAGAGCCGGCGCGATGCCGACACCAGCGTTAAGTTTGGTCCCCGGACCTTCAAGATCCCGGTCGTCCCGGCCAACATGGAAAGTGTAATCAATGAGGACCTGGCCGGCTGGCTGGCCCAAAACGGCTACTACTATGTCATGCACCGTTTCCAACCCGCAGATCGGGCCGGCTTCGTGAAGCGGATGCACGACCGGAAGCTCTTTGCCTCCATCTCCGTGGGGATCAAGGACGCCGAATACGACTTCATCGACCAGCTAAAAGCCGAACATTTGGAACCAGAATACATCACGATTGATGTCGCCCACGGTCATTCGGATTTTGTCATCAAGATGATCCAGTACATCAAGAAGAATCTCCCCAACAGTTTCGTCACGGCCGGCAACGTTGCCACGCCGGAAGCGGTCCGGGACCTGGAAAACGCCGGCGCCGATGCTACCAAGGTCGGCGTGGGCCCCGGCAAGGCCTGCATCACCAAGCTGAAGACCGGCTTTGGGACCGGGGGCTGGCAGCTGGCCGCCATCCGGCTCTGCGCCAAGGCGGCCCGGAAGCCAATCATCGCCGACGGGGGGATCCGTCACAACGGCGACATCGCCAAGTCGGTGCGTTTCGGGGCCTCAATGGTCATGATCGGCTCCATGCTGGCCGGGCACCTCGAGTCGCCAGGCCACATCATCACGATTGACGGCAAGCGCTACAAGCAGTACTGGGGCTCGGCCTCCGAAGTCCAAAAGGGCGCCTACCGCAACGTCGAGGGGAAGCAAATGCTGGTTCCGTTCCGCGGCTCCATCAAGGACACGCTGCGGGAAATGCAGGAAGACCTCCAGTCATCGATCTCCTACGCCGGTGGTCGTGACCTCGAGTCAATTCGCAAGGTTGACTACGTGATCGTCAAGAACTCCATTTTGAATGGGGACTACTAA
- the asp1 gene encoding accessory Sec system glycosyltransferase Asp1, whose amino-acid sequence MFFFVNQYLLSSNSSVEHAEIKRLKLFKANHTAAKLVTRDFDPIIHATLRRFGLDDSQLVNMFDFFAGTIDYQGQMMHTEDLHLPFDYQVGTGNNSRDVMDGQRLVAQVFFVGGTVGQVDRVDWYDPAGNMTLRERYDLRGYKAVDQFFGQNGQTHFERYYRPDGTCYMERYYVQSVQNTPINSLNVLRDYQGKDYYFDTIDDLYVFFLNELNKSTDGTNTFIADRPAMAIQPVLKVDDARRYLWLPINHVNDGQDLLNGPMNGMLQDPFTTNLKKWDGIIVMTEQQAHNLRKRLGKKAPILAINGVPVKQPLKRINMNKRTPGQLIYVGRLGEDKQISQLISIFAGVHQQTPTARLTLYGYGAPADVQRYKDQVKQAGLDDAVTFAGYQVNLQQAYDQAQLFVDTSRIDAQPLAMGEALSHGVPVVSYNYLYGPAGMVESGVNGELIPLNNQEKFIATLVSLLKDPKQLQSLSNGAYAHLDAISNEATWRQWAPVVENK is encoded by the coding sequence GTGTTTTTCTTTGTCAATCAATACCTACTGAGTAGCAACTCCAGCGTTGAACACGCGGAGATCAAGCGCCTCAAGCTGTTCAAGGCCAACCACACCGCGGCTAAGCTGGTCACCCGGGACTTTGACCCGATTATCCACGCCACCCTGCGACGCTTTGGCCTGGATGACAGCCAGCTGGTCAACATGTTTGACTTCTTTGCCGGAACAATTGACTACCAGGGACAAATGATGCACACGGAAGATCTGCACCTGCCGTTTGACTACCAGGTTGGGACGGGGAACAACTCCCGTGACGTGATGGACGGTCAGCGGCTGGTGGCCCAGGTATTCTTCGTCGGCGGAACAGTCGGCCAGGTCGATCGTGTCGACTGGTATGATCCGGCCGGCAACATGACCTTGCGGGAACGCTATGACCTGCGGGGCTACAAGGCGGTGGATCAATTCTTCGGCCAAAACGGCCAGACCCACTTTGAACGTTACTACCGTCCGGATGGCACCTGCTACATGGAGCGCTACTACGTTCAATCCGTCCAGAACACCCCAATCAACTCGCTGAACGTTTTGCGGGATTACCAGGGGAAGGACTACTACTTCGATACCATTGACGACCTTTACGTCTTCTTCTTAAACGAGCTCAACAAGTCGACCGACGGCACCAACACCTTTATCGCTGATCGGCCGGCCATGGCTATCCAACCGGTCCTGAAGGTTGACGATGCCAGAAGATACTTGTGGCTGCCAATCAACCACGTCAACGACGGTCAGGATCTGTTGAACGGCCCAATGAACGGGATGCTGCAGGATCCGTTCACCACGAACCTGAAGAAGTGGGATGGCATCATCGTGATGACCGAACAGCAGGCACACAACCTGCGGAAGCGGCTTGGCAAGAAGGCCCCGATCTTGGCGATCAACGGGGTTCCGGTCAAGCAGCCACTGAAGCGGATCAATATGAACAAGCGGACGCCTGGCCAGCTGATTTACGTTGGCCGGCTGGGTGAAGACAAGCAGATCAGTCAGCTGATCAGCATCTTCGCTGGCGTTCACCAGCAGACGCCAACGGCTCGGTTGACGCTTTACGGTTACGGGGCACCCGCCGATGTTCAGCGTTACAAGGATCAGGTCAAGCAGGCCGGCTTGGATGATGCGGTGACCTTCGCCGGCTACCAGGTCAATCTGCAGCAGGCTTACGACCAGGCCCAGCTGTTCGTTGACACCAGCCGGATCGACGCCCAGCCACTGGCCATGGGCGAGGCCCTGAGTCACGGGGTTCCGGTGGTTAGCTACAACTACCTTTACGGTCCGGCCGGGATGGTTGAGTCCGGAGTCAACGGGGAATTAATTCCGTTGAACAATCAGGAAAAGTTTATTGCCACCCTGGTTTCCCTGCTGAAGGATCCAAAACAGCTGCAGAGCCTGAGCAACGGGGCTTATGCTCACTTGGACGCCATCAGCAACGAAGCAACCTGGCGGCAATGGGCACCAGTTGTGGAAAATAAATAA